attgttaatttattagagCTTCAATTGTCCAAGCTTTTCTGAGTAATTGGAGGTGGGGATGACAGATCCCACACCCTaaaagaagcataaaaaagacagttttctattcatttcattcattttatttattttttctttccttctaaATACCTGATCAGGCTTCCGGCAGCGGTTTTCCAGCCAAAAACGACTTGAAAAGTAGTAGAGATCTCTTGGGCTGAGTTTGTGCTGTTCTTTGAGATGCACCTCTCACAATGGCAAAGGATAAGAACTTCCCATAGACTTGAGTCCAGCCCCCAACCtaattcatcaaacaaaatcaccacatttaatgttatttgatctaaaatttctatttcagaaaagaagaacacaaCATACTTGCATACACTAGTGAATTATAACACGACATGCTTTTATTATAACACAACGTGCTTTGTTAAtttatcaaacaaaatcacCAAATTTAATGtcacttgttttaaaatttctgtTTCAGATAAGAAAAACAGATCATACTTGCATACATTAGTAAATTATAACACGACGTGATTTGttaattcatcaaacaaaatcaccaaatttaatgtcatttgttctaaaatttctatttcagaaaagaagaacagattGTACTTGCATACACTAATGAATTATAACTGTATGTCCAGTaactaattaaacaaatagtCCTAGAATCacttatatattatattaaatccAAAGTAAATGAACATTATAAAGAATCAATAGGACCTACTACTTAACCAATATGTATGNCAATAGGACCTACTACTTAACCAATATGTATGCAAGTTTGCTTCTCATAAAAAAACAGTTTATAGGATTCAAAGAAATTTTCAAAGCTAaagtatatacatatatggTTACCGGACACTTtctgttaatttaatttgattaagaaCACAGAATGGGTTGTTaggaaaagtgaaaaataacATAGACGAGACAATGAAAAAGGCAAAAGGAGAAAATGTTAGAATTTTGGATGAGCATTTGTTGGGATGAGTGAAAAAGTGAGTGACCTTTTTATCAGCAAACCAGGCTCTGTAACGCTCAGTTGGGTACAGATCCAATGACTTGGCTAGTGAATCCACCAATGTCCGAGTCCCAGTAAATGGTAAAGCTGAATCTTGATCTCCACTGCCACATTTCAGTAAAAAAATGTTCGTGCCTAATTAGTATTATGGATCAATTGTTAcgattgaaattatttaatacaaatttacGGTTACATTTTTAGAAATGTTGCGATTATTCACATTGGAAGATTTTGGTAAAGAAATCaaaaatgagaatttgaagaagGTATATAGAGCAAGTAGAATTTAGCGTACCTATAGACTAGTACTCGAATTTTGGACTTCACGAGCGCGCCAACGATATCGATCGTTGGCACCAATCTGTTCCTCAGATCATATTTCCACTCTCTAAcgaaacaaaaatcaagataaaaaatcaaactcaatTATCTCAGAAGAAAATCtagacaaaagaaagaaaaaaggtttaTCGCAGCCTTACTTCCTCAATCGGCAGCGTCTCCATTCCGAAAATCCAACGACCTTCGCATGAAGAGCTTTCTGCACATCCTTTCGATTCAAATACTTCGCTACAAATTCTCCCACACACGGATCTCGATCTTCCCGTGTACTCTACACAAAACATCGAACAGAACAAAAATTCCAGATCACACAGccagagaaaaacaaaaaaaaaaaacaaagaaaaaagccCTAAATCGCGAGAAGAATCAACTCACCTGAACATGTAAGAAGTCGCGGAACAGAGTGAACCGCAGAGGATCGTTGCGATCGAGATCGGCGAACTCGGAGGCGTTGACGGAGGGACAAGCGTCGCCGGCGGCAACATCGAAGTAGTCGATAGCAGGAGAGAGCTCTTTGGAAACGTTAGTGGCGACGAAGATGCAATGGGGAGAGAGGGAACTGGTGATTCCTTCGGTGACGAGACGAGATGCATTGCAGACGGAATTGAGAAGGTGGAAGGCAGCGTCGGAGATGAGGCCGTGAGACCACCAGTACTGGTCTAGGGCATTCGCGTCTACTCGGATGTCCAGAAGAGGATTTCCGATCTGCAACTCAACAACAACCGTCAACCcaaatcttccatttctttcagTTAATCcacacttatttatt
This sequence is a window from Cucurbita pepo subsp. pepo cultivar mu-cu-16 unplaced genomic scaffold, ASM280686v2 Cp4.1_scaffold001513, whole genome shotgun sequence. Protein-coding genes within it:
- the LOC111786348 gene encoding serine carboxypeptidase-like 45 produces the protein TLAGCSSLGGGALIEHGPFKVNGESLIKNHYSWNTEANMLYVESPAGVGFSSYSNNTVFYSNITDVVSAEDNLVFLQRWFEKFPQYKRRDLYIAGEAYAGGHYVPLLAQRIHNSNLKIKLKGIAIGNPLLDIRVDANALDQYWWSHGLISDAAFHLLNSVCNASRLVTEGITSSLSPHCIFVATNVSKELSPAIDYFDVAAGDACPSVNASEFADLDRNDPLRFTLFRDFLHVQSTREDRDPCVGEFVAKYLNRKDVQKALHAKVVGFSEWRRCRLRKEWKYDLRNRLVPTIDIVGALVKSKIRVLVYSGDQDSALPFTGTRTLVDSLAKSLDLYPTERYRAWFADKKVGGWTQVYGKFLSFAIVRGASQRTAQTQPKRSLLLFKSFLAGKPLPEA